One genomic region from Deinococcus roseus encodes:
- a CDS encoding cytochrome P450 family protein, giving the protein MGKISIVSRQFKADPFPFYANLRAESPIYPTQVGSRKVWLVSRYDDVVSLLKDERFVKDRRNIEGSKQKEQWVPAILKPLMRNMLDQDEPDHRRLKTLVHQAFTPRRIEHMRGRIQEITHILLNHLEKKREAELIHDFALPLPMTVITEILGIPAADHGKFHHWTRAILKAPTELNALLSLPQMVALMKYLRTLVQSRRDQPRDDLVTAIVQAEEAGDHLSEDECLAMIFLLITAGHETTVNLITNGVLTLLQHPAEKNRLLNDFSLIPSATEELARFSPPVEMATERYARSDLTLLGAGIKAGEMVLGVIASANRDESQFKKADVLDLGRNPNKHLSFGQGMHYCLGAPLARMELHIAFRMLLERFPDLVLKARPEQLRWRPTFVIRGLERLPVRV; this is encoded by the coding sequence ATGGGTAAGATCAGCATTGTCAGCCGCCAGTTCAAGGCAGATCCCTTTCCTTTCTATGCCAATTTGCGGGCAGAAAGCCCGATTTACCCCACCCAGGTGGGGAGCCGCAAAGTCTGGCTGGTCAGCCGCTATGACGATGTGGTGTCCCTCCTCAAAGACGAGCGCTTCGTCAAGGACCGGCGCAACATCGAGGGATCAAAACAGAAAGAGCAGTGGGTGCCAGCCATTCTCAAACCCCTGATGCGCAACATGCTGGACCAGGATGAGCCCGACCACCGCCGCCTGAAAACCCTGGTCCATCAGGCTTTCACGCCCAGGCGCATTGAGCACATGAGAGGCCGGATTCAGGAGATCACCCACATCCTGCTGAACCATCTGGAAAAAAAGCGGGAAGCCGAGCTGATCCACGATTTTGCTTTGCCCCTCCCCATGACCGTCATCACCGAAATTCTGGGCATTCCTGCTGCAGACCACGGCAAATTTCACCACTGGACCCGTGCCATCCTCAAAGCCCCCACCGAACTGAATGCCCTGCTGTCCCTGCCGCAGATGGTGGCCCTGATGAAGTACCTGCGCACCCTGGTGCAAAGCCGCAGAGACCAGCCCAGAGACGATCTGGTGACCGCCATCGTTCAGGCAGAGGAGGCCGGAGACCACCTCAGCGAAGACGAGTGCCTGGCCATGATTTTCCTGCTGATCACTGCAGGCCATGAAACCACCGTCAACCTGATCACCAATGGAGTCCTCACCCTGCTGCAACACCCGGCAGAGAAAAACCGCCTGCTGAACGACTTCAGCCTGATTCCATCTGCAACAGAGGAACTGGCCCGCTTTTCCCCTCCTGTGGAAATGGCCACCGAGCGTTACGCCAGATCAGACCTGACCCTGCTGGGTGCAGGCATCAAAGCCGGAGAGATGGTGCTGGGCGTGATTGCCTCTGCCAACCGCGATGAAAGCCAGTTCAAAAAGGCAGACGTGCTGGACCTGGGCCGCAACCCCAACAAACACCTCTCCTTCGGGCAGGGCATGCATTACTGTCTGGGGGCACCCCTGGCCCGCATGGAGTTGCACATCGCGTTCAGAATGCTGCTGGAACGGTTTCCCGATCTGGTGTTG
- a CDS encoding TetR/AcrR family transcriptional regulator, giving the protein MPDPTDPIQQQLIEARKKQILKAAAQVFAEKGFHSATIKQIARTAGIADGTIYNYFPNKEALLMGLMNQLNETPERPIHFQEGQTLDFEAFLTVYLEHRMGQIQQDMTILQGLLPELLVNRDLQARYQHEIMAPTFQIAEQYFGQLIKEGKLKALPVELTVRILAASALGVAVLNLLGDKVIQDQWQEAGKVLSQVLLGGLKEEKHG; this is encoded by the coding sequence ATGCCAGATCCCACAGACCCCATCCAGCAACAGCTCATCGAAGCCCGCAAAAAGCAGATCCTGAAGGCAGCTGCCCAGGTTTTTGCAGAAAAAGGCTTTCACAGCGCCACCATCAAACAGATTGCCCGCACCGCTGGCATTGCAGATGGCACCATCTACAATTATTTTCCCAACAAAGAAGCCCTGCTGATGGGCCTGATGAACCAGCTCAATGAAACCCCGGAGCGCCCCATTCACTTTCAGGAAGGGCAGACCCTGGACTTCGAGGCTTTTCTGACGGTGTATCTGGAGCACCGCATGGGCCAGATCCAGCAGGACATGACCATTTTGCAGGGTTTGCTTCCAGAACTGCTGGTCAACCGGGATTTGCAGGCCCGCTACCAGCACGAAATCATGGCCCCCACCTTTCAGATTGCTGAGCAGTATTTCGGGCAACTGATAAAAGAGGGGAAACTCAAAGCGCTCCCTGTGGAACTCACCGTGCGCATTCTGGCCGCCAGTGCCCTGGGTGTGGCGGTGCTGAATTTGCTGGGAGACAAAGTCATCCAGGACCAGTGGCAGGAGGCAGGCAAGGTGCTTTCACAGGTGCTGCTCGGTGGTCTGAAGGAGGAAAAACATGGGTAA